In a genomic window of Branchiostoma floridae strain S238N-H82 chromosome 19, Bfl_VNyyK, whole genome shotgun sequence:
- the LOC118406629 gene encoding excitatory amino acid transporter-like, which translates to MTEKDAMDAIEAASPKESECPPYTEVENMETDCAVPSRPWYMAVWAWVKNPHNLLLVLTILGVVLGVLLGFLLRLAEPSDATIMLIGFPGDILMRCLKMLILPLIISSLITGLAGLDAKASGKMGSKAMLYYFSTTIIAAIIGIILVVSIHPGDPELKKGRGAQDIAGDLPVQQVSTLDAILDLIRNAFPENLVEACISGQQTAYKEDYIYANVTNTTTNTTDGLNITSTSEPYEVLVDTKVYRSLDKTDGTNVLGLIAFCAVFGIVLGRMGKEGNVMLQFFSNLNDVTMRIVLGVMWYSPIGIGSLIIGKILEIENLALVARMLGMYMLTVMLGLIVHGCFILPMLYFIITRKNPLWFYGGMLQAWITALGTASSAATLPITFRCLEENNHVDSRVTRFVLPVGATINMDGTALYEAVGAIFIAQLNDMKLDIGQIITCSLTATAASIGAASVPSAGLVTMLLVLTALQLPTRDVTLILAVDWLLDRFRTSINVLGDAVGAGIVYHLSREDLEAADREQQLHMVAIDGAPGGDKSGNGHVKANPPPASPAHSRPRAPCDLKRMSRSQLGRSLPIAQEYLRSSS; encoded by the exons ATGACGGAGAAGGACGCCATGGACGCGATCGAGGCCGCCAGCCCGAAGGAGTCCGAGTGCCCTCCCTACACGGAGGTGGAGAACATGGAGACCGACTGCGCCGTCCCCAGCCGGCCGTGGTACATGGCCGTCTGGGCGTGGGTGAAGAACCCGCACAACTTGCTCCTGGTGCTGACGATTCTCGGGGTGGTGCTGGGGGTCCTCTTGGGGTTTCTGCTGCGGCTGGCCGAGCCCAGCGACGCCACGATAATGCTCATCGGCTTCCCCGGAGATATCCTCATGAGGTGCTTGAAGATGCTGATCCTGCCACTCATCATCTCTAGTTTAATCACCG GTCTAGCCGGTCTGGACGCCAAGGCCAGTGGAAAGATGGGCTCCAAGGCCATGCTGTACTACTTCTCCACCACCATCATCGCCGCCATCATCGGCATCATCCTGGTGGTCAGCATCCATCCCGGAGACCCCGAGCTGAAGAAGGGGAGGGGCGCGCAGGACATCGCAGGGGACTTGCCCGTGCAGCAGGTGTCCACACtagacgccatcttggatttgatCAG GAATGCCTTCCCGGAAAACCTTGTGGAGGCCTGTATCTCCGGC CAACAAACAGCGTACAAGGAAGACTACATCTACGCCAACGTGACCAACACGACCACCAACACCACGGACGGACTGAACATCACCTCCACGTCAGAGCCGTACGAGGTCCTGGTGGACACCAAGGTCTACCGCAGTCTGGATAAGACTGATGGGACCAACGTTCTAG GACTCATCGCTTTCTGCGCCGTGTTTGGGATTGTGCTGGGTAGAATGGGCAAAGAAGGCAACGTCATGTTGCAGTTCTTCAGTAACCTGAACGACGTCACCATGAGGATCGTTCTTGGAGTCATGTG GTACTCCCCCATCGGTATCGGCAGCCTCATCATCGGCAAGATCCTGGAGATCGAGAACCTGGCCCTGGTAGCCCGGATGTTGGGGATGTACATGCTGACGGTGATGCTGGGCCTGATCGTCCACGGCTGTTTCATCTTGCCTATGCTCTACTTCATCATCACCCGTAAAAACCCGCTCTGGTTCTATGGCGGTATGCTGCAGGCCTGGATCACGGCTCTCGGCACTGCCTCCAG TGCCGCCACACTCCCCATCACGTTCCGCTGCCTGGAGGAGAACAACCACGTGGATTCTCGCGTGACTCGGTTTGTACTTCCGGTGGGGGCCACCATCAACATGGACGGCACCGCCCTGTACGAGGCCGTGGGCGCCATCTTCATCGCCCAGCTCAACGACATGAAGCTTGATATCGGCCAGATCATCACATGCAG CTTGACGGCCACGGCAGCCAGTATCGGAGCCGCCAGTGTGCCCAGCGCCGGCCTCGTTACCATGCTCCTGGTGCTGACCGCCCTCCAGCTGCCCACGAGAGACGTCACTCTCATCCTGGCCGTTGATTGGCTCCT GGATCGGTTCCGAACATCGATCAACGTGCTTGGTGACGCCGTGGGTGCCGGCATCGTGTACCACCTGTCCCGGGAGGACCTCGAAGCCGCGGACAGGGAACAACAG CTCCATATGGTGGCGATAGATGGCGCTCCTGGAGGAGACAAGTCCGGAAATGGCCATGTGAAGGCAAACCCCCCACCAGCCAGCCCTGCTCACTCCAGGCCGAGAGCACCGTGTGATCTGAAGCGGATGTCTAGGAGCCAACTGGGACGCAGTTTGCCAATTGCTCAAGAGTATCTAAGATCTTCCTCGTAG